A single genomic interval of Armigeres subalbatus isolate Guangzhou_Male chromosome 1, GZ_Asu_2, whole genome shotgun sequence harbors:
- the LOC134210865 gene encoding uncharacterized protein LOC134210865, producing MPSGANKKSPAGGGGKGSKHQQQDKQQKSNDKAAATTTTATTGDADANSGFQEYMRSPQAIEMMKLFVVANTLVMFFTMAWPQMKHSYEIIRSMIYGDDDDEF from the exons ATGCCTTCCGGTGCCAATAAGAAGTCCCCCGCTGGTGGTGGTGGAAAGGGAAGCAAACACCAGCAGCAGGACAAGCAGCAGAAAAGTAACGACAAAGCAGCTGCGACGACAACCACCGCCACAACCGGAGATGCGGACGCCAATTCCGGCTTTCAGGAGTACATGCGCTCACCGCAAG CGATCGAAATGATGAAACTATTTGTGGTTGCCAACACGCTTGTGATGTTCTTTACCATGGCGTGGCCGCAGATGAAGCACTCGTACGAGATAATTCGGTCCATGATCTAcggcgatgatgacgatgagTTCTAA